In Heptranchias perlo isolate sHepPer1 chromosome 9, sHepPer1.hap1, whole genome shotgun sequence, the sequence aatcatcagcaaagtgatggaaggtgtcgtcgacagtgctatcaagcaacacttaccaataacctgctcaccgatgctcagtttgggttccgccaggaccacacggctccagacctcattacagccttggtccaaacatagacaaaagagctgaattcctgaggtgaggtgagaatgactgcccttgacatcaaggcaacatttgactgagtgtggcaccaaggagccctagtaaaattgaagtcaatgggaatcagggggaaaactctccagtggctagagtcatacctagcacaaaggaagatggtagtggttgttggaggccaatcatccaggacattgctgcaggagttcctcagggcagtgtcctaggcccaaccatcttcagctgcttcatcaatgaccttccctccaccataaggtcagaaatggggatgtttgctgatgattgcacagtgttcagttccattcgcaacccctcaaataatgaagcagtccgagcccgcatgcagcaagacctggataacatccaggcttgggctcataagtggcaagtaacattcgcgccagataagtgccaggcaatgaccatctccaacaagagagtgtctaaccacctccccttgacattcaacatcctgggggtcaccattgaccagaaacttaactggaccagccatataaatattgtggctatgagagcaggtcagaggctggatattctgcggcgagtgactcaactcctgactccccaaagcctttccaccatctacaaggcacaagtcaggagtgtgatggaatactctccacttgcttggatgagtgcagctccaacaacacttaagaagctcgacaccatccaagataaagcagcctgcttgattggcaccccatccatcaccctaaacattcactcccttcaccaccggcgcaccgtggctgcagtgtgtaccatcctcaggatgcagtgcagcaactcgccaaggcttcttcgatagcacctcccaaacccgcaacctctaccaccttgaaggacaagagcagcaggagattgggaacaacaccacctgcatgtccccctccaagtcacacaccatcccaacttggaaatatatcgccgttccttcattgtcgctggatcaaaatcctggaactcccttcctaacagcactgtgggagaaccgtcaccacacggactgcagcggttcaagaaggcggctcaccaccaccttctcaagggcaattagtgatgggcaataaatgccagcctcgccagcgacgcccacatcccatgaacgaataaaaaaaaatctcccctgCCCTCTGTAACTGCATCTTGCCTGTGAGACCTGCTATCTTGATCCCCTTCCCTTCCAGGCCCCCACGCTAGCTGACATCATCAATGATgctctctcctcaggtactgcccctTTTCCCCTCAAAACCATGGTTATCAacccatcctcaaaaaacccaccttcaACTTTTCTGTCTtcaccaattaccaccccatttccaacctctCTTAGTTTGCTAAGGCCTTTGTACATGCCATCACTTCCCAGCTCCAAGACTGTCTCTCCTATCGCTCTATTGGAATCCCTCTTATAGCACCAAAATGACTGCAACCAAAGTCACAAACCtttgactgtggtgcattatctcACCTCGATCTCTCTGCAATATTCAACTTGGTTAATTATGCCATCCTCCAACATGTCTCCTCTGCTGCCCAGCTTCTGGGACTGCCCTTGCACAGTTCCACTCTTATGTTGCTGAATGTAGCCAAATAATCTCCAGGAATGGCTTCTCTGTTACTGAATGCTACACTGTCACCTCCAaatatctatccttggcctcctcctattcctcatctacatgctgcctcttgactGTGGGAGGCATTACAACCAAGCCTAACCGTATTCTCACCTGCCAtcaacacacatgcactctccagCAGGAATTGTTGGATAGCTTTCAGGAAATCAGGACAACTGTCTGATTTTCCCCACAATAACCAAGGAGAACTGAGGCCAATTATTACACCTCTACTGAGGCCAACTACCTCAccacagactagggatcaaactTGGCACCTCCATTCCTGTATGACTCATTGCCTTAACCAGCTGAGATATTTTGGAAGTGAAGGTCATCAGAAATTCTTATATTAACTGACTTTAGTCTCTCGCATTGGCACAGCAACTAACTGCCCCACCTAGTTtagtactaagccatacagatcagataGATTCcaggttatagagtcatagagtcatacagcacggatagaggcccttcggcccatcgtgtccgcgccggccatcagccctgtctactctaatcccatattccagcatttggtccgtagccttgtatgctatggcatttcaagtgctcatccaaatgcttcttgaatgttgtgagggttcctgcctccacaaccctctcaggcagtgagttccagactccaaccaccctctgggtgaaaaagttctttctcaaatcccctctaaacctcccgccttttaccttgaatctatgtccccttgttatagaaccctcaacgaagggaaaaagctccttagtatccatcctatctgtgcccctcataattttgtacacctcaatcatgtcccccctcagcctcctctgctccaaggaaaacaaacccaatcttcccagtctctcttcatagctgaagcgctccagccctggtaacatcctggtgaatctcctctgcaccctctccaaagcgatcacatccttcctgtagtgtggcgaccagaactgcacacagtactccagctgtggcctaaccagtgttttatacagctccatcataacctccttgctcttatattctatgcctcggctaataaaggcaagtatcccatatgccttctttaccaccttatctacctgttccgccgccttcagggatctgtgaacttgcacaccaagatccctctgaccctctgtcttgcctagggtcctcccattcattgtgtattcccttgccttgttagtccctccaaagtgcatcacctcgcacttttccgggttaaattccatttgccactgttccgcccatctgaccaacccatctatatcgtcctgcagactgaggctatcctcctcgctatttaccaccctaccaatctttgtatcatcagcgaacttactgatcataccttttacattcatatccaagtcgttaatgtagacttagatatgaatgtaaaaggtatgatcagtaaggtTCAGTGTCTGATGTTAGTTCAGTTAGTTGATCGCAACTCTGGTTCtcattcctgattgctattctGTTACTCCTGCTGGAAGATCTGTGTGTGAATATCAAATGAGAACAAAATCAATTTTAAATGTGATACACTACTCGCTGAATAGCCCATAGATACTAACTGTCTAAACTCATACAAGAAGAATGGCTACCTGCACAAGTACTATCGGGCTGTGGAACTATACTATAGCCTGAGCCAGTGTCttcagaaagggagggaggaatgtgAATTCAAAAACCGAATTTTCCAACCCCAATTTCACATTAAGGATGTGTAATAAATTCTATATACACCTTGTGCTCTACAGTCCTATTCATACAGTATGATTTGATGTATGAAACTCAATAAAATCAAAACAGTTAATTATTTTGGATTGCACATGTCTGATTGTAGGGAGCTCATACTGAATCAGAGGGTGTGTAACTCGCAGTACTTGTAATTTAGCTTGGAATGTTTAATTAAAGCTTTCAAAATGGACACTGGTGGCTCAGTATTACACAATGTGATTAAAATATCACATCATTTCCATATATAGCATGTGGCAAGTAACTTTGGTTCACAATGATTCCTAATTATGTTTTTCAACCACACCCAAGCATTCAATACTGACAACATTAAAAAGAAAAGTTGTAGTCTATGTTTCACACCATTCCATAGGAAGCACATTACTGTCCAGAGAAGGTACGTGCAGGCCGCCTAACACCTTGCCTGATCTCATAAATCTAAATTATGAGAAAAATGAAGGAAATTGATCTAAAGTTGGCCTGGACAAATTgtttgttctgatgaagggttcaaAAACAGGAGGACACCATTTTAGAATTAGAGATACTGGGGGTTCTCCCGCTCGTCCTCCAGGACTTTGGCAGAAGAGCTGTGAAAACCCAGGTAAAATGCCTAAAGGCCCTTTATGCCGTTTTTCCAAGGTCTCGAtagctcttctgccaaagttatggcagatgaGTGGGAGAATCCCCATGTAAATTCATCCCTACTGTTCAGTTGGGAaagcactgcccagtgtggaagtgagccatacagactaggatGAAGGGTGCTCTTTCCTGAATGGCCACGAAGCACGATTGGCCGTAGCTGTGAGGCAGTGATGTTGCAGTATGTTTCTTTGAAATTCCTGTGTGtgttattttaacaaaggcacTAGCCAGTTTATTTGTGTTAATAGCTTAGTTAAAATAGCACAGAAATGTCAGCCTAAAGGTAAGTACAGCATTGGTCCTGGCTCTGATGGCCTTCTGTCACTCTTTGTCTCAGATCACACTTGAAGAAAGGCTGGTTAGGAGAGGTACCAGAAAGCTGGaagcatctgtggaactgtagcttagtaggaatcagtgccttcaggaggaaCAGAGAAAATTAGAAAGAAGAGAAAAGCTCAAATTTAGACTAAATTACaactcctgcattacaacagtgacaacacttcaaaagtcctttatttgctgtaaagcactttgggacgtcctggggtcatgaaagacactatataaatgcaagactttttttctttaaatttgttAGGGTGATAGGAATTAAAATAATAAACTATAACATATTTAAGAACTATAGTGCAATATTTTTATTAATTTATATGTAATTGCATCAAAATAAAACTAGTATGCTTTCAATGTAATTCAAATGTATTTCTTCCAGTTTTTGTATATTTACAACCAGCCTGTATTCTATGTGGAATACAAGCTACTTGCACAATGCGGGATAGCCTTGTTGGGCAGTGATACGCATTTGTATTGCTCACCTAGTGTACACGAACAAACGTGGCTAAATGGAATGCAGGAATTCCTTGAGTTACCTACTACCGGCCTATCCCTTTCTGAGATCAATTACTGATAGCTGTGCTAAATTTATTGTGAATTTTAACCAGAGAGACATGACTCAGACAGAATACATTCCTCTGAAATGTGGCACTGCATTGCTATTCAGGTAAAAGGGCAAAGTTCTAACTGAGTTTACTGTCCAGTTTCCTGCCCCTGAATTCATTTCTTCTGTTAGACTTCGACCTAACAAACTAATTTGGATCTGACTTTTACAATCTGCTAATATATCTTTGTTACATCAATCTAGACATACTTATTTGGGCCCATTTCAAATTGCTCACATAGTGAAAGCTTTATAATACCATGAAAAATATTTTTAGCTTTTTCTCGTCAATGTTCTCCCCTCTTCTAAAGATattaactcttgctggggtatggttccatgggcactgattgcCCTCAAACTTTTATCAAATGGTCACTTTTACATGCGAGTATTGGTTGAAAATGTCAGAGGCTATTTAACCCAGCGGATTGAAGGGGAGGGGACGGCACGGTAAAGGATCACAGCTGAACATAAAAGGaaagtactgcagatgctggaaatctaaaataaaaaccggaaatgctggaaacactcagcaggtcaggcagcttctgtggagagatgaagatagggttaatgtttcacatcgatgaccttttgtcagggTTCTGAAGGTaatcgatctgaaatgttaacagtGCTTTCCtgtgtccacagatgctgcttgaacaGCTGAACATGCTCTTGTCACATGACATGCACACAAGCAGTTCCAACAGTGGTCACTGAATGATTGGGGTGTGGACCTaagctgatttttccctccctaatcctgggGTGCTGTAGCCAATTGTAGTATCTCTGCTTCCATCTAGGCTATCGGTTAACTCAACGCAGACTGAAGTTGAACATGCAACCTTCCTTATAGTTATTTGCTATCTTGACAGCTGCCCAAACTAGGAAGTCAGTCAGTTTATATTACAGCACCGTCTTCACAGGTGGCATGGCCTTTGGAGGCATCACTGTAATATTAATGAAGTGGTGTGTGTGCATCAGAATGAACAATATCATCTTGCAAAAGAAAATAATCACTAAAGGCAAACATAAATGATCACAGCTACATTTGTCCTGGTCATGGGCAGCCTGAGCTCTCAACCCACCtgtatagagcagtggtgtggTTTTTACATTGCTCACCTGTTCAAACCTTCCCCTGACATAGGGGAAAGCGCATGGTCCAAAATGCAACTTAAGAAGAATTTGCCCCAACGAAAACAGCTGAATTTAATAATCCCACCATTTCCAATTAAAACAATCCAGTAATATACAAAATAAAATGACCTGTTACAGTGTAGAATGTGAACAATAAATAGCTGGTCAATGAAAGTGTAATAATCTTTATTAACAGGTTAAAAAAATTATAGTCAATCCCTTCAGTTAAACATAAATAATAAAAAGTCCACTTATATAAAATCACAAAATAACTTATTTAATTTCATACTAAGACAAAACAGCAAAAAATCGTATTTGCTGTTGAAATACAATAAATTCTTTAACACATTAAGTAAGCTCTTTGCTATTTTTAAACTTTCCCTCAGGTCCTTGACATCTTGTAATTATTGAACAATACTGCATTTCCACAACTCAATGAAATCAAACACTTCTGTTCTCCTTCGGTCCAGTTTTGTAAAAACAAGTTTAAGTTCTATTTCCCGAAATGGAAAGTTGTAATTCCCCCGCAATTCTTCCGGAAGTTCTGTTACTCTCTGCTATGGAACCAGCTCAACCATTGCTTCAGTTCCCGTCTGCTTACTCATCGTCACTGTTTCCAGGCACAAACTGAAGCTGAGTCATAGTCCAGCGTTCAGAGAAAATAATTACACAGAGCCGAAACTCCAGTCTAGCCCGCCCTCAGCAACAACAATCAATCTTAATTTTCCAGCGCCAAGTTTTCGGGCAGCTATTGAGAAAATCTCCCGAGCAATCCCTTAGAGGTGAATGCAACTCTTTAAATCCAGTTTTGCGATTAATCCATTTGAAAGGGATCACCGTTCGGGCAAATTGATGATTGGGACCCACTGATCCAGGTAACGGCTTTCTTTGCAAAAACAGGTGACTTCGCTCAACGCATCTTTCCATGGTGCAACTTGACTCTGAAATAAAGCAAAATAAGTCACACATACAGAACAAACAGCATTAACAATTTGCATCGTTTAATTCACCATCCCAATTGTGATCTATATTAGCTATTCACATACACATCACTCTAATAGAGGATCTATGACACGCCATCTATTGGTGAAAAACTTCAAAAAGAAACATCAGTTCATCTCCGAGTATCGTCTACATCTGACCGCAAAGATTAAAAACTAGTTGGGCGCCTTTGTAATAATTTGTTTTGTCTGCAACAAGCGTGGATCGCACTAGTTACTTTGCAATAAcctggactgatttcagtcagtctGTGaaaagtgatggggagggggtggtgccTGTTTCATCTCGTTCATAAATTGCATCATTTAAAACTTCGCTAAAGTAAGATCTCTGTCAGCATTTTTTAGCCTGATTAAAGTTCTATTCCTCCGTGTTTGTTTTATTACTGTGATTAGAGTAATACTTACTGTAACCAATATGCAATGGAGATCTTTGGGTTCGCCTGCCCCGTCCATCCCGCCCAGGATCTCAGCCAGACGGTGCATGTTGTTCACCCTCATGATGTTAATGTCGTTTTCGCAGCAAAAAGCTTGGATCAAAGTAAAATGAATTTGCAAAGCCACGTCCAGATCGTCCCCTTCGTCCGTGGCAAGCAAACATAAAACGACGTTATCAGGATCCCTGTTGAAAGGGAGGAATAAAATCAAAACGTTTCCAAATGAAAAACAATATTTAAAAATCGAAGATGCGAAAAAAAAAACGTGTGGAAAGTTTGATTCTTGATGGACACTTACGCGTTTAGGAGTTTTGCTGCCTCATACACTCCAACTGTGATGCAGCCTTGCGCTAACGCGGAGCTCAAAACTTCTTCCAGAGCTTTTCCCACCACATCCATCCTGTCACAAAAGTCAGAAATAAGGAATCAAAATCACCATTAGCGCCCTCGTCAAAAACATGAAAAGGATCTAGCTCCAGAAACTAACAATGCTGTGTTACAGTCACCTCAAGCAAGTGCAAACTTACGAGCTTCATCTAATAAAAAATGATTCAAATATGAGGagaaaattaaactttttaaGCGTCGCTCAATGCAAAATAAGAATCAGCATCGCGCACGGACTATTCATATTGGTCAGACATTGTTCCACTATTTTTCAATGATCTGATTAGTTTAAAATGCAATCGATTGAgagttttcattttatttttacctGTCTGTTTTCTGATCGCCTGTGAGCTCTTCAAAAGTCATTATGTTTGTAGGTTTGGATGAGTGTCACAGGTTGCTATAGGTTCCCTTTCTTTGCTTGCAAATCACTGCGGCTGCTGTTGTGCCCCTAGCCCTGTGACTCCTGTCGCTTCTCCCGGCTCTTCCACAAACCCCAGCCCTCGGGGGGAGGGGCCACAACCAGGG encodes:
- the LOC137325016 gene encoding growth arrest and DNA damage-inducible protein GADD45 alpha-like — encoded protein: MTFEELTGDQKTDRMDVVGKALEEVLSSALAQGCITVGVYEAAKLLNADPDNVVLCLLATDEGDDLDVALQIHFTLIQAFCCENDINIMRVNNMHRLAEILGGMDGAGEPKDLHCILVTSQVAPWKDALSEVTCFCKESRYLDQWVPIINLPER